The following DNA comes from Riemerella anatipestifer ATCC 11845 = DSM 15868.
AAAGTTCTACAATTCTCTTTTTGTCGCCCACCTTTGGAACGATGAGTTTCACTTGAGGAATTTCGGTGCCTAAATGGAATGGTAGTAATATTTCCTTAGATTCAGACTGAAATTTATCTCTAATTGCAACTACAGCTTCTTCTAGTATTTCTTCGTCGCTTTCTTCTAGTTTTTTTCTGAATTCGGAAGTATAACTTTGAACGATATTTCCATTTCTGATTTTAAAATAATTGATGTAAGCCGCCGTTTCATCACTCACCATACCAAATACATCTACATCATCTATACTAGGATTAACCACAGTGTGTTTAACCTGATAATCTTCCAAAAACTCCAATTTTTCCTTTACCATTTGAGCTTTTTCAAACTCTAGGTTGGAGGCGTGTTTTAGCATCTCCTCTTCTAAGTAGGCTTTTGCCAAACGGAAATCTCCTTTTATAATTCCTCTTACAGCATTGATTTTCTTTTCGTAATCTTCCTCACTTTCCAGACCTTCGCAAGGACCTTCGCAGTTTTTAATGTGGTATTCTAAACAGACTTTATAATTGGCTTTCTCTATCCTATCTTCAGAAAGATTAAGTGTACAAGTCCTGATTTTATAGAGGTTTTTAATGGTTTCTAAAAGTACTCTAGCGGGTTTTACTTTAGCGTAAGGACCATAATATTCGGAGCCATCTTTAATGCGTTTTCTGGTAAGAAATAGCCTAGGGAAAGGTTCATTTTTGATGCACAGCCAAGGGAAACTTTTGTCGTCTTTCATCATAATATTGTAGAAAGGCTGATGTTCCTTAATGAGGTTGTTTTCTAAAAGGAGGGCGTCGTATTCACTAGGAACTATGGTAATCTCCAAGCGATGGATTTTTTTAACCATAATTTTGGTCTTATAACCCACTTGACTTTTATTGAAGTAAGATAGCACCCTATTTCTAAGGTTTTTGGCTTTCCCTACATAGAGCAGTTGCCCCGCTTCGTCATAATAACGGTAAACGCCAGGCTCTTTTGGTAAAGTTTTTAGCTGAAGTTCTAAAGTTTCATTCACCTCACAAAAGTACAAAATTTTACTTTTGGCTTAGTTGATGCTTCTCTACCTGCGTAGTGGTATGTATATCCCAATGGATTTGTTTCTGAAAAGGAGCCGAACGAAATGGACAATCTAACTGACAAATTTCGCAGGAGAATGGTTTGCAATCGTCCATATGGAAGTTAAACTCTACTGTCCGTTCCGTGTGTGCTAGGAGTAGTCTTATGGCTTTTTCCATTTCTTGGTGAGCTTCTCTTAGGGTATAGTAGTAGGGGAGTGTAATGTGGGCGTCTATATGCAGATGAGCACCAAACTGTTGCACTTTTACATTATGTATGTCTATCCATTCGTTGCGGCGGAAATCTTGCAGTACTTTTACAATTTCGGAGAGTAGGGCTTCGTCTTTTTCGTCCATAATGCCGCTTAGGGCTTTTCTTACAATTTTGTACCCTACGACAATAATGTATCCTCCAAAAAATAAAGCCACTACGGCATCTAGCCAATACA
Coding sequences within:
- the uvrC gene encoding excinuclease ABC subunit UvrC, which codes for MNETLELQLKTLPKEPGVYRYYDEAGQLLYVGKAKNLRNRVLSYFNKSQVGYKTKIMVKKIHRLEITIVPSEYDALLLENNLIKEHQPFYNIMMKDDKSFPWLCIKNEPFPRLFLTRKRIKDGSEYYGPYAKVKPARVLLETIKNLYKIRTCTLNLSEDRIEKANYKVCLEYHIKNCEGPCEGLESEEDYEKKINAVRGIIKGDFRLAKAYLEEEMLKHASNLEFEKAQMVKEKLEFLEDYQVKHTVVNPSIDDVDVFGMVSDETAAYINYFKIRNGNIVQSYTSEFRKKLEESDEEILEEAVVAIRDKFQSESKEILLPFHLGTEIPQVKLIVPKVGDKKRIVELSEKNAREYRLEKLKQIQIVDPDRHTNRIMAEMKTLLRLPEEPRHIEGFDNSNIQGTNPVSACVVFKDGKPSKKDYRIFHIKTVEGPNDFASMEEVIYRRYKRYLDEGESLPQLILIDGGKGQLSSAVKSLKKLDLYGKISIIGIAKRLEELFFPNDPIPLYLDKTSETLKVLQRVRDEAHRFGVKHHRTRRTNSTIKSELEEIPGVGAKSIELLLSKLKSVKRIKEASQETLEEILGKSKGSIVWQYFNG